ACGACACCCGATGGAGTATCTGATGCATCTGGTGAACATCTAGCATTTGATTTAACATTCAATCAAATGGACATAACTTTGTCTGTAACCAAATGGCTAACGGGCCATGGTCTCATAAATGAGTTGACTGTCTTGGGGATGCACGGTGACGTGGTTttaaatgaaatgaatGAACAGAGATTACAGGATTGGTTCACTAATCCAAAATACCACTTAGGAAGAGTTAAGGTTTGTGATAGTTGTATTAATTTGAGAGACGGTGGACAAGATTATCGCATTTCTATCTACAATATGGATCTAAATCGTCTCCGGCTTGAATGGTGTGTGGCagatttcttcaatgcTAATGTCGTCACTGGTGCCATCAACCACTCCTTGTTTACCATACACAAAAGACAACATAAACTGGCTTATTTACAAGACTTAGAGAAAGATCTCAGTCCCTGGAAGAGAATAACTCGTTTGCGCTTGGATAGAATCTCAGTGAAGGATTTGGGTTTAGATAAATCGAAAGCGTTTAACTGGATAGAAGATGGTTCTGTAGAAGTCATAGCTGATCTAATGTTACCGAACGTCAATGATATCGAAGAGATGGATGATGAAAACAGTAACAAATATTTGGTGATGGATTTGAAATTCAAACTTAAGGACTTGAAGGCTAAACTACCAGATACAGAACCAACATTGTCCAACGGAGAAACCGTCATTTCatttgatgaattgaaGCCAATAGTGGATTATATTAATAACCAAAGAGTGATATTTGGATCTGTTTCAACAGCGGAAAATGTTGATCCAGATTGGAATAATATTGCTCCTATCTCAATTAAAAGACAAAAATCTTATCCAGATACTACCGTTATCCCCACCACAATTAACTGGCCCGATGGAGAAGATTCTGTTCAAGttaacaaagaaatcataAAGTACCATGACCAACCTACAAATAAATCAAATGAATTAGTGTTAAAATGTAGAATCGTGAAGAACATTAACGAACTCCACAATGTTGCATTATTTAGAGAAAGCGGAGTTTATGATGTTTTGGCCATGGAGCTTTGTGTTGATTTAATGAAAATAGTGGAAGAATGGGAGTTtaagaagagaaataaCTGGATGAAGCTATGGGGCTCGACCTTAGCTTCCCAGCTGGTTGTTTTCGGGCTTGGGGCTATGGTATAGTCTCCAATAATCATGACGTGACGAATAATACtgtatataaaaatattgCTTACTATGCTGAAATTTGCAtttatatctttttaaTCTTGTATATGCTACTACTTAATATAAAGCCTTTTTCTGAAACCTCATGGGTTCTTTTTTACCTTTATAATGGGCATAAAGTTATTATCCTTTAGGGAATTATTAGAAGTAGTTACCTTAGCACCGATTCCCACAAGTTCAGGTCGTGGCTTTTCATGCGGTAGGTTCGGCTTTTTTAGATCGtcattgttttcttctgatgGATCCCATCCCATACCTCGGAGTAGGGCGGCTCCGAAACCTTCTACCggaacttcttcatattcttcttcttcagttttCTCCGGCATTTTATGTCTTGGGAGTGAATTAAGATATATCTGTGTACTAGGATCATTCTCCGTTTGATGATTGCTGGGTTTTTTAGTCGGGAATAGTGCACTTCGAAGAGGCTCAGGGGGTGTAATCGCCCTCACCTTATCATTTTGTGATTCAGAATCTTCAAGTTCTGTGATCTTATGATCTTTCACCTTTCCGTCATTCTCATCGGTACCAAATAAACTgcctttcttcttcttggcgctttgttttttctttaccttATTATTTGATTTTAAACTTATTGATATTCCACTCATCGTAGTCAGTAGAGGTCTTTTTACGATCAACTCTTAGCTTTCATGTTcttgtttcctttttttGCGTTTATTTACTTATTCTTAAGATGTTTATATTCAAGAttgtcatcttcattaATGTAAATAACCAATACCGGACTAACTGAATAGAAAAATTGTAACGAATTAAAGGCCTTAATTTCTCTAATCGATGATTATGCGGCCTGTAGCGCGTCTATATTATCCCTGTTATGGACTTTCGCGTAATAAACTAGTTAGACTTTACTCCACAGGTCCCAACTCGAAATCTTCATTACTCAATGTGTGGAAACAGAAACTAGGAGAATATTGGGATAATTCCCAGATAAAGATGAACGACACATTGGGAAAACTACGAGGGTACTCAATGAATCTTAAAATTCAATTAGATAAGGCTCAAAAATCTATCCAAGATGCAAACGAGAAGCTAGCTCGGATGGAAAACGATAGCCATGATAGCAACTTGAACTTTAATGCAGAAGGAAAGATCAAAGACTTACCAAGTGAACGAGAACGTCATCGTAAAAAATGGGCGCGTAAGATGGAACTGTACTTAGACTCGCtacaagaaacaatttTCACTGCAACCAGGGCTTTGAATGATGTAACAGGATACTCCAGTATCCAGACATTGAGAAATACAATTGAGCTGTTagaaaaggaattgaaagatACAAAGAAACTTGTGAATGAAGCTAAGGACCAATATGACACTGCAATAAAGGCTAGATCTGAATCACAAAAGGAAGTCAACGAATTGCTCCAGCGTAAGCATTCATGGACCCCGTCAGATTTGGAAAGGTTCACTCAATTGTATAAAGATGATGCTGAAAACCTACAATTACAGGAGCAAGCGAAGGAGAGGCTTGGAGAGCTCGAGGCTAAGGAGGAAGAAATATCCACTAATCTATATCGAGCAATTCTCACAAGATATCATGAAGAACAAATCTGGTCAGATAAAATCAGAAGGACTTCAACTTGGGGTACTTTTATACTTATGGGAGTCAatattctcttcttttttgtaTTCCAATTACTCTTAGAACcatggaaaagaaggcgTTTGGTAGGATCCTTTGAAGATAAGGTCAAAAAGGCACTGGATGATCATcagaaagaacaaactCTGGCCATTTCAGAAATATCTGGTAATATTGATAGTTTAATGGATGGTAAGCTACAAGAAAAACCTATAACTCCGATACCACAACAAACAGAAGATAAAACTGCTCCACCTGAACTATACAAAATACTGCAAGACCTTAAGGTATGGTTAACCATCCAACTGACTACAACTTACAATAAGTTACTAGATCTACTCCCTAATCCAACGTTTACTTTCACTAAAGGCTATTTCTATTCATATTCCACCTTAATATTAACCGTAGGAATGGTATTTGGCCATTACATATGAATCTCCTAAAATTTTAGCAGTCATCGCATGTATGAGCGGTAGCATTTGAGGCCTATTCTGTGTTCCATCTTCGGACTTGAATTATTATTGATAGGTAATCGATCTCAGATTAGGTCACGTGACAAATAAAAGGGTGGCAAAATCCTAAAGAACAACTATTAACGAAGTTATGAATTTATGAAGTTAAAACAGTAAAGACATTAACCacataaaataaagaattCTAGATGTTTTATATACTTTAGAGTATCACTATAGTAGACAATCACAAATCCGTGtaaatattcaaaaagcGTTTTACTATTGGCATAAGCGTTACCAGCATTGTGTGGTATTTAGCTTGTTGAAAGAATAGCAGTCAAGGATATAACAAAGACAATAAATTACATTTGATATGGAGGAACTTGGTATCCTAACGCCTCAATCGGCTGGCACGGATGATTCTAATGTGAAGAATAATGTGTTCACATATGGGTCATTGCTTTCTCAATTGAATAAAGATTCATTCTCTGTGGCGAATGATAGTTCGGATGTATATTTGAAGTTAAAGAAGCTGGAAAAGGAGTAtgaattgttgaaattgCAGGAGGAATATATCAAGGATGAGCAGCGTCATCTCAAGAGGGAATTGTTGAGGgcacaagaagaagtcaagaGAATTCAATCTGT
The Kluyveromyces marxianus DMKU3-1042 DNA, complete genome, chromosome 1 DNA segment above includes these coding regions:
- the SPP2 gene encoding spliceosome ATPase-activating subunit SPP2; translated protein: MSGISISLKSNNKVKKKQSAKKKKGSLFGTDENDGKVKDHKITELEDSESQNDKVRAITPPEPLRSALFPTKKPSNHQTENDPSTQIYLNSLPRHKMPEKTEEEEYEEVPVEGFGAALLRGMGWDPSEENNDDLKKPNLPHEKPRPELVGIGAKVTTSNNSLKDNNFMPIIKVKKNP
- the MDM32 gene encoding Mdm32p, coding for MLPILSRITARRFAMRAHSKVKIPTPMQVRVQPLGYSSNRFLRNYSTEKHDMEEFNKSTDYLHIQNILLQKEKELLTKHTMLKEATGFYDRFKINTKWFLIRGNRPFSFDEISTIFSWLIISQIIWIVLGTTTFVSLVLFTFNTVFAKEIVGKMVGKTLNKYIDGCDVEFQDALVPEWKKGCISFRSVNVRTTPDGVSDASGEHLAFDLTFNQMDITLSVTKWLTGHGLINELTVLGMHGDVVLNEMNEQRLQDWFTNPKYHLGRVKVCDSCINLRDGGQDYRISIYNMDLNRLRLEWCVADFFNANVVTGAINHSLFTIHKRQHKLAYLQDLEKDLSPWKRITRLRLDRISVKDLGLDKSKAFNWIEDGSVEVIADLMLPNVNDIEEMDDENSNKYLVMDLKFKLKDLKAKLPDTEPTLSNGETVISFDELKPIVDYINNQRVIFGSVSTAENVDPDWNNIAPISIKRQKSYPDTTVIPTTINWPDGEDSVQVNKEIIKYHDQPTNKSNELVLKCRIVKNINELHNVALFRESGVYDVLAMELCVDLMKIVEEWEFKKRNNWMKLWGSTLASQLVVFGLGAMV
- the SHE9 gene encoding She9p, translated to MIMRPVARLYYPCYGLSRNKLVRLYSTGPNSKSSLLNVWKQKLGEYWDNSQIKMNDTLGKLRGYSMNLKIQLDKAQKSIQDANEKLARMENDSHDSNLNFNAEGKIKDLPSERERHRKKWARKMELYLDSLQETIFTATRALNDVTGYSSIQTLRNTIELLEKELKDTKKLVNEAKDQYDTAIKARSESQKEVNELLQRKHSWTPSDLERFTQLYKDDAENLQLQEQAKERLGELEAKEEEISTNLYRAILTRYHEEQIWSDKIRRTSTWGTFILMGVNILFFFVFQLLLEPWKRRRLVGSFEDKVKKALDDHQKEQTLAISEISGNIDSLMDGKLQEKPITPIPQQTEDKTAPPELYKILQDLKVWLTIQLTTTYNKLLDLLPNPTFTFTKGYFYSYSTLILTVGMVFGHYI